From a single Hippopotamus amphibius kiboko isolate mHipAmp2 chromosome X, mHipAmp2.hap2, whole genome shotgun sequence genomic region:
- the LOC130842272 gene encoding synaptonemal complex protein 3-like codes for MAPARRKRLRAAEEAQMEAQGMAACDSERQEERGLSGPEGAPEVDLKQALLAKRKKLEMDAEASIKTANEKIDRVWKRQREQRQNLHLRYSQRFQTLFREWDIDVQKAQEREEKLANMLREQRKSLQQARMIQKQKLKKIKNLCEQFLKSMEELEKDHERLVTDKQHEVRQEMAKFQNKIMSETQQHELAMWQATFQSLLL; via the exons ATGGCGCCGGCCAGGAGGAAGCGCCTGCGGGCCGCTGAGGAGGCCCAGATGGAGGCTCAGGGTATGGCAGCGTGTGACTCTGAGAGACAGGAGGAGAGAGGGCTGAGTGGGCCAGAGGGTGCGCCCGAAG TTGACCTTAAGCAGGCTCTtcttgcaaagagaaaaaagcttGAGATGGATGCAGAAGCTTCTATCAAAACCGCTAACGAAAAAATTGACCGTGTTTGGAAAAGACAACGAGAACAAAG GCAGAATCTTCATCTCAGATATTCTCAGCGGTTTCAGACTTTGTTTCGGGAGTGGGATATAGACGTGCAGAAAGCCCAGGAACGAGAAGAAAAACTAGCT AATATGTTACGAGAGCAACGAAAGAGTCTTCAACAAGCTAGAATGATTCAGAAGCAGAAactgaaaaagattaaaaatttatgtGAGCAATTCCTAAAG AGTATGGAGGAGTTAGAGAAGGATCATGAACGTCTTGTTACCGATAAACAACATGAAGTTAGACAAGAAATGGCCaagtttcaaaacaaaattatgagTGAAACT CAGCAGCATGAGCTGGCAATGTGGCAAGCGACTTTTCAGAGCCTGTTACTCTGA